The Kordia sp. SMS9 genome window below encodes:
- a CDS encoding FAD-binding and (Fe-S)-binding domain-containing protein has product MKTKLEQLKDTFSGTIFYDDLHKILYATDASVYRKLPLAVAYPKNTADLKLLIDLANTHQTSLIPRTAGTSLAGQCVGEGIVVDVSKHFTEILDIDENAKTVTVQPGVVRDALNNHLQTNNLFFGPNTSTSNRCMIGGMVGNNSSGTTSIQYGVTRDKVLEMDVLLSDGSEVTFGEISTETFHQKRKLHTLEGAIYQKIYEMLSEDANQKEIIAQFPKEVIHRRNTGYAIDELLRLQPFSTNGETFNMCKLLSGSEGTLAFTTKITLQLDDLQPAQSCVVAAHYESIEDCLQSVSLTMQHNLYTCEMMDKIILDCTKSNLAQAKNRFFVKGDPQAILLLELRSNDANDLEKQEKALIASLAKEGKSYHYPVLRGKEISQAMELRKAGLGLLGNIIGDKKAVACIEDTAVALEDLADYIAEFSQLMKKYEQKAVYYAHAGAGELHLRPILNLKKKADVVLFRKITHDVAKLVKKYNGSFSGEHGDGIVRAEFIPVMIGEKNYELLKEVKAMFDPNNIFNPGKIVDAAKMDTSLRYEIDREEPEIQTLFDFSDSQGILRAAEKCNGSGDCRKPASFSGAMCPSYRATKNEKDTTRARANALREFLTVSEKENKFDHKELKEVFDLCLSCKACASECPSNVDVAALKAEFLHQYYKSNKPTFRDKAFAFSTKSNRLASAFPGLSNFVKTNGFTSKIIKKTLGVAQERTLPINSSKTLDNIIQKSLNQLNTNIFKNKKVYIFSDEFTNYLESDIGQDALVVLSALGYEIKHVSHEESGRTFISKGFLPEAKKVANKNVAIFKDFIHENAVLVGIEPSAILTFRDEYIRLADDKEAAKNIAKHTYLLEEFLAEEIKNGEITSESFTEEAKSVKIHVHCYQKALSNQKCTYDILNLPKNYKPTIIASGCCGMAGSFGYEKEHYEVSMNVGEQSLFPAVRAAEVNTIIAANGTSCRHQIKDGTSREALHPITVLRQALV; this is encoded by the coding sequence ATGAAGACGAAATTGGAACAACTAAAAGATACCTTTTCAGGAACTATTTTTTATGATGATTTACATAAAATACTATACGCAACAGATGCATCTGTATACCGCAAACTACCGTTAGCCGTTGCGTATCCAAAAAACACAGCCGATCTAAAACTCTTGATCGATTTGGCAAACACACACCAAACATCACTCATTCCACGAACTGCGGGAACATCGCTTGCAGGACAATGTGTGGGCGAAGGTATTGTGGTAGATGTTTCTAAACATTTTACGGAAATATTAGATATTGATGAAAACGCAAAAACAGTCACGGTGCAACCTGGCGTTGTGCGCGATGCGTTAAACAATCACTTACAAACGAACAATTTATTTTTTGGACCGAATACATCAACGTCCAACCGTTGTATGATTGGCGGCATGGTGGGAAACAACTCTTCAGGAACAACATCCATTCAATATGGCGTTACGCGCGATAAAGTCTTGGAAATGGATGTATTATTATCTGATGGAAGCGAAGTAACCTTTGGAGAAATTTCTACGGAAACATTCCATCAAAAACGAAAGTTGCATACGCTTGAAGGTGCCATTTATCAAAAAATATATGAAATGCTTTCGGAGGATGCGAATCAGAAAGAAATTATAGCGCAATTTCCGAAAGAAGTCATTCACAGACGCAATACAGGCTACGCGATTGACGAATTGTTACGTTTGCAACCATTTTCAACAAATGGCGAAACGTTCAACATGTGCAAATTGCTCTCTGGAAGTGAAGGAACACTTGCGTTTACTACAAAAATCACTTTACAATTAGATGATTTACAGCCAGCACAAAGCTGTGTAGTGGCAGCACATTATGAAAGTATAGAAGATTGTTTGCAATCGGTTTCATTGACCATGCAACACAACTTGTACACCTGTGAAATGATGGACAAAATTATTTTAGATTGTACAAAGTCAAATCTCGCGCAAGCGAAAAACAGATTCTTCGTCAAAGGCGATCCACAAGCAATTTTACTACTCGAATTGCGCTCGAATGATGCAAATGATTTAGAAAAACAGGAAAAAGCATTGATCGCTTCTTTGGCAAAAGAAGGAAAAAGTTATCATTATCCTGTATTACGCGGAAAAGAAATCAGTCAAGCAATGGAACTCCGCAAAGCTGGTTTGGGCTTGTTAGGAAACATCATTGGCGATAAAAAAGCCGTGGCATGTATTGAAGATACGGCAGTTGCGCTAGAAGATTTAGCTGATTATATTGCTGAATTTTCTCAGTTGATGAAAAAATACGAGCAAAAAGCCGTGTATTATGCACATGCAGGCGCGGGAGAATTGCATTTGCGTCCGATTCTGAATCTTAAAAAGAAAGCAGATGTCGTGTTGTTCCGAAAAATAACACATGATGTTGCCAAATTGGTCAAAAAATACAACGGTTCATTCAGTGGAGAACACGGCGACGGCATTGTGCGCGCAGAGTTTATTCCAGTCATGATAGGCGAGAAGAACTACGAATTGCTCAAAGAAGTAAAAGCTATGTTTGATCCGAACAATATCTTCAATCCGGGGAAAATTGTGGATGCTGCTAAAATGGATACTTCTTTACGGTATGAAATTGATCGCGAAGAGCCAGAAATACAAACGTTATTTGACTTTTCGGACAGTCAAGGAATTTTACGAGCTGCTGAAAAATGTAATGGTTCGGGCGATTGTAGAAAACCTGCGTCGTTTTCCGGAGCCATGTGTCCAAGTTACCGCGCTACGAAAAACGAAAAAGATACCACACGTGCGAGAGCTAATGCTTTGCGTGAATTTTTAACGGTTTCTGAAAAGGAAAACAAGTTTGATCATAAAGAACTCAAAGAAGTTTTTGATTTGTGTTTGAGTTGTAAAGCCTGTGCGAGCGAATGTCCGAGCAATGTAGATGTTGCTGCATTAAAAGCTGAATTTTTGCATCAATATTACAAATCTAACAAACCAACATTTCGAGATAAAGCCTTTGCTTTTTCAACCAAATCGAATCGTTTGGCGAGCGCATTTCCTGGACTTTCTAATTTTGTAAAAACGAATGGTTTTACGTCAAAAATCATCAAAAAAACGTTAGGAGTTGCACAAGAACGTACGTTACCAATAAATTCAAGTAAAACTTTAGATAATATTATTCAAAAATCATTAAATCAATTAAATACAAATATTTTTAAAAATAAAAAAGTATATATTTTTAGTGATGAATTTACCAATTACTTGGAATCTGACATCGGACAAGACGCGTTGGTTGTTTTATCCGCTTTGGGTTATGAAATCAAGCATGTATCGCATGAAGAAAGTGGACGTACGTTTATCTCAAAAGGGTTCTTGCCAGAAGCCAAAAAAGTAGCGAATAAGAATGTAGCTATCTTTAAAGATTTCATCCACGAAAACGCGGTTTTGGTAGGAATAGAACCTTCTGCAATTCTCACCTTTCGCGATGAATATATCCGTTTGGCAGATGATAAAGAAGCGGCAAAAAACATTGCGAAACACACCTATTTGTTAGAAGAATTCTTGGCGGAAGAAATAAAAAACGGCGAAATCACTTCTGAATCGTTTACGGAAGAAGCCAAAAGTGTGAAAATTCATGTGCATTGTTATCAAAAAGCTTTGTCCAATCAAAAATGCACGTATGACATTTTAAATTTACCCAAAAACTACAAACCAACAATTATTGCTTCGGGTTGTTGCGGTATGGCAGGATCTTTCGGCTACGAAAAAGAACACTATGAAGTCAGTATGAACGTTGGTGAACAATCGTTGTTTCCTGCGGTCAGAGCGGCGGAAGTCAATACCATCATTGCAGCAAACGGAACGAGTTGTAGACATCAAATAAAAGATGGAACGAGTAGAGAAGCGTTGCATCCGATTACGGTATTGAGACAAGCGTTGGTGTAG
- a CDS encoding DUF6090 family protein: MKKKNLKQYVVFAIGEIFFIIAGILIALSINNWNENRISLKKADVYIDKIKKDLAVDTTYFEYAIKRIDIKIDYKKSLFNPDSIAKFTTSQIQGIVTSGTNNISINTNAYNKMVESGIVTLPEKKFLFEKLDNYYAVFNTYLMEFNKWEEKSVDKDMDFWIYQNHYELEYLDSIPKVANPKENRESLLKVVTSKAGKNYVNMSILREKRMKEIYTKARDGAKKLIKRIDSIQNTK, translated from the coding sequence TTGAAGAAAAAAAATCTAAAGCAATATGTGGTATTTGCCATTGGGGAAATATTCTTTATAATAGCAGGTATTTTAATTGCCCTCAGCATTAATAACTGGAACGAGAATCGGATTTCTTTGAAAAAAGCCGATGTGTATATTGATAAAATCAAGAAAGATTTGGCGGTAGACACTACTTATTTTGAGTATGCTATCAAAAGAATTGACATAAAAATTGACTATAAAAAAAGTCTCTTCAATCCAGATAGCATAGCGAAATTTACCACGAGTCAAATTCAAGGAATCGTCACTTCAGGAACTAATAATATTTCTATCAATACTAATGCGTATAACAAAATGGTAGAATCGGGCATAGTGACCTTGCCAGAAAAGAAGTTTCTATTTGAAAAATTAGACAATTATTACGCTGTTTTTAATACATATCTAATGGAATTTAATAAATGGGAAGAAAAGTCTGTAGATAAGGATATGGATTTTTGGATTTACCAGAATCATTATGAATTAGAATACTTAGATTCTATCCCCAAGGTAGCAAATCCGAAAGAAAATAGAGAAAGTCTACTAAAGGTTGTGACTTCAAAAGCTGGGAAAAATTATGTAAACATGTCCATTTTAAGAGAAAAACGCATGAAAGAGATTTACACCAAAGCTAGAGATGGCGCCAAAAAACTGATCAAAAGAATTGATTCTATTCAAAATACTAAGTAG
- a CDS encoding UDP-2,3-diacylglucosamine diphosphatase gives MKKDFVKKRTVDLLVLSDVHLGTYGCHANELLAYLNSIEPKKIILNGDIIDIWQFRKRYFPKAHLQIIKKLIDFTTKGVEVIYITGNHDESLRRFSDTKMGNFSLVDKLVLELNGEKAWFFHGDVFDASIQNAKWIAKLGGMGYDLLIRLNRVMNWVLLKFGREKYSLSKKIKNNVKKAVKYISDFEEVAADLAIDNGYNYVVCGHIHQPQMEKKTNRKGSCIYLNSGDWVENLTALEYHKNRWKLYRHSEDRLTAFYADEELKSMDYKDLLAAITIVEDPK, from the coding sequence GTGAAAAAAGATTTTGTCAAAAAGCGCACTGTTGACCTTTTGGTCTTGTCCGATGTTCATTTAGGAACGTACGGTTGTCATGCCAATGAATTGCTTGCGTACTTGAACAGTATTGAGCCAAAGAAAATAATTCTGAATGGTGATATTATTGATATTTGGCAGTTTAGAAAACGGTATTTTCCAAAAGCTCATTTACAAATCATTAAAAAGCTGATTGACTTTACAACAAAAGGTGTGGAAGTGATTTATATTACAGGAAATCACGATGAATCGTTGCGTCGTTTTTCAGATACGAAGATGGGAAATTTTTCATTGGTAGATAAATTAGTGTTGGAATTGAACGGCGAAAAGGCATGGTTTTTTCACGGCGATGTGTTTGATGCGTCCATTCAAAATGCCAAATGGATTGCGAAACTTGGCGGAATGGGTTATGATTTGTTAATTCGTTTGAACCGAGTGATGAATTGGGTTTTGCTAAAATTTGGACGTGAAAAATATTCTTTGTCTAAAAAAATCAAAAATAATGTAAAGAAAGCAGTAAAATATATCAGTGACTTCGAAGAAGTTGCTGCCGATTTAGCAATTGACAACGGATACAATTATGTGGTTTGCGGACATATTCATCAGCCACAAATGGAGAAAAAAACCAATAGAAAAGGTTCTTGTATCTACTTAAATTCGGGCGATTGGGTTGAAAATTTAACAGCGTTGGAATACCATAAAAATCGTTGGAAACTTTACCGCCATAGCGAAGATCGCTTGACTGCTTTTTATGCTGATGAAGAATTGAAATCTATGGATTATAAGGATTTGTTGGCGGCGATTACCATTGTAGAAGATCCTAAATGA
- the aroC gene encoding chorismate synthase, with translation MAGNTFGSLFKLTTFGESHGAAIGGIIDGCPAGLELDLKMIQHEMNRRKPGQSAIVTQRKEPDAVEFYSGIFEGKTTGVPIGFAIHNTNQKSRDYSHIKETYRPSHADYVYDQKYGHRDYRGGGRSSARETACRVVAGAIAKQLLSNIKINAFVSSVGEITLDKHYQELDFSLTESNPVRCPDPAKAQEMEERIRQIRKEGDTIGGTVMCVIQNVPVGLGEPVFDKLHAELGKAMLSINAVKGFEYGSGFAGAKMKGSQHNDIFNADGTTQTNLSGGVQGGISNGMDIYFNVAFKPVATIMQAQDTINKDGEIVEMTGKGRHDPCVVPRAVPIVEAMAALVLADYYLLNRTIKK, from the coding sequence ATGGCAGGAAATACTTTTGGTTCCTTATTCAAATTGACCACTTTTGGAGAGTCGCACGGCGCGGCAATTGGCGGAATTATTGACGGTTGTCCAGCAGGATTGGAATTGGATTTGAAGATGATTCAACATGAAATGAATCGTAGGAAACCTGGGCAATCTGCAATTGTTACACAACGAAAAGAACCCGATGCGGTTGAATTTTATTCGGGAATCTTTGAAGGAAAAACAACAGGCGTTCCAATCGGATTTGCCATTCACAATACCAATCAGAAATCACGCGATTATTCACATATTAAAGAAACGTATCGACCTTCGCATGCAGATTATGTGTACGATCAAAAATACGGACATCGCGATTATCGTGGTGGCGGACGAAGTTCAGCGCGTGAAACCGCATGTAGAGTTGTAGCAGGCGCCATTGCAAAACAATTACTTTCCAATATTAAAATAAACGCGTTTGTGTCTTCTGTGGGAGAAATTACGCTAGACAAACACTATCAAGAACTAGATTTTTCCTTGACAGAAAGCAATCCCGTGCGTTGTCCAGATCCTGCGAAAGCGCAAGAAATGGAAGAAAGAATTCGTCAAATTCGAAAAGAAGGCGATACCATTGGCGGAACCGTAATGTGCGTGATACAAAATGTGCCTGTCGGTTTGGGCGAACCTGTATTTGATAAATTGCATGCAGAATTAGGAAAAGCAATGTTGTCCATCAATGCCGTAAAAGGTTTTGAATACGGAAGTGGCTTTGCAGGCGCGAAGATGAAAGGAAGTCAACACAACGATATTTTCAACGCAGACGGAACGACACAAACAAATCTTTCAGGCGGAGTGCAAGGAGGCATCAGCAACGGAATGGACATTTATTTCAATGTAGCGTTCAAACCTGTGGCGACGATTATGCAAGCGCAAGATACCATCAATAAAGACGGTGAAATTGTAGAAATGACAGGAAAAGGTCGTCACGATCCGTGCGTTGTACCACGCGCCGTTCCTATTGTGGAAGCCATGGCAGCATTGGTGTTGGCGGATTATTATTTACTTAACAGGACTATCAAAAAATGA
- a CDS encoding dicarboxylate/amino acid:cation symporter translates to MKKMALHWKILIGMVLGVIFAFILLSTSWGSEKVVLKEIAASEEIVQQIVNGEVVTSVKQIPAREIKTTRAEYFISRWVKPFGTIFINLLKLIAVPLILASLIKGISDLKDIAKIKKMGLRTIGIYVVTTLVAIIIGLGIVNTVQPGTGMPKETIEKIKLKYADSDGVNDKLMKAAAQKDAGPLQALVDIFPQNIFKSLGEAKMLQIIFFALFLGICLLLIPAEKAKPMIDIFDSLNEIVMKMVDLIMLFAPYAVFALLANVIVAFDDPEILMKLLSYGFCVVGGLILMIFFYLAIVAVYTKKSPLWFLKQISPAQLLAFSTSSSAATLPVTMERVEEHLGVDKEVSGFVLPVGATVNMDGTSLYQAIAAVFIMQVLTPEDINFQVQLIIVFTALLASIGSAAVPSAGMVMLVIVLESVGFDPALLPIGLALIFAIDRPLDMCRTVINVTGDATVSMVVAKSLGKLHEPQPKNWDDNYPPKES, encoded by the coding sequence ATGAAAAAAATGGCATTACATTGGAAAATTTTGATAGGAATGGTTTTAGGTGTCATCTTCGCCTTCATCTTACTGTCAACTTCTTGGGGAAGTGAAAAAGTAGTTTTGAAAGAAATTGCCGCTTCCGAAGAAATTGTACAGCAAATTGTGAATGGAGAAGTGGTGACGTCTGTCAAGCAAATTCCTGCAAGAGAAATTAAAACTACACGTGCCGAATATTTTATCAGTCGTTGGGTAAAACCTTTTGGAACCATTTTTATCAATTTGTTGAAATTGATCGCCGTTCCGCTAATTCTTGCGTCCTTAATTAAAGGGATTTCCGATTTAAAAGACATTGCTAAAATTAAAAAAATGGGCTTGCGGACTATTGGAATTTACGTAGTTACGACCTTAGTAGCGATTATTATTGGCTTAGGAATTGTAAATACAGTCCAACCTGGAACGGGAATGCCAAAAGAAACGATTGAGAAAATTAAACTAAAATATGCAGATTCTGACGGAGTAAATGACAAACTCATGAAAGCCGCTGCACAAAAAGATGCTGGACCATTACAGGCTTTGGTTGATATTTTTCCACAAAATATTTTTAAATCGTTGGGAGAAGCGAAAATGCTTCAAATTATTTTCTTTGCTTTATTCTTGGGAATTTGCCTCTTGCTCATTCCCGCCGAGAAAGCCAAACCCATGATTGATATTTTCGATTCCTTGAACGAAATCGTCATGAAAATGGTCGATTTAATCATGCTTTTTGCGCCTTATGCCGTTTTTGCATTACTAGCCAACGTTATTGTCGCCTTTGATGATCCTGAAATATTGATGAAATTGTTGTCGTACGGATTCTGCGTTGTTGGCGGATTGATCTTGATGATATTTTTCTACTTAGCAATTGTCGCGGTGTACACCAAAAAATCACCATTATGGTTTTTAAAACAAATCAGTCCGGCGCAATTGTTAGCGTTTTCCACAAGTTCCAGTGCGGCAACGTTGCCAGTAACGATGGAACGTGTAGAAGAACATTTGGGTGTTGATAAAGAAGTTTCAGGATTTGTATTGCCTGTAGGAGCAACCGTAAATATGGACGGAACCAGTTTGTATCAAGCGATTGCAGCCGTATTTATCATGCAAGTGCTGACGCCAGAAGATATCAACTTTCAAGTGCAATTGATCATCGTATTTACCGCTTTATTAGCTTCTATTGGAAGTGCTGCCGTGCCAAGTGCTGGAATGGTAATGTTGGTCATTGTATTAGAATCTGTAGGGTTTGATCCGGCATTGTTACCAATTGGTTTGGCATTAATCTTTGCGATAGATCGACCGTTGGATATGTGCAGAACGGTTATCAACGTTACAGGAGACGCAACAGTGTCCATGGTCGTTGCCAAGTCTTTAGGGAAACTACACGAACCACAACCAAAAAACTGGGATGATAATTATCCTCCTAAAGAATCATAA
- the gshB gene encoding glutathione synthase — protein sequence MNICFLMYPWEDIDPENDTSLALIKECAKRGHGVAICTPSNLTIRDSVTNAFCTVIKRMDKVPSTLKSFYMKAELREEMLPLAGFDVVFMRANPPLDPIMLNFLDSVKDDVFIVNSLQGMREANNKLYTAAFGDAHSNIIPNTHVSKNKDYLVEQIKESKADKMILKPLNGFGGSGVILIERSAMNNIKSLLDFYITNTDGSSNYVILQDYIEGADQGDVRILLLNGEPIGAMKRVPGSDDHRSNVSAGGSVQKHTLTKAEKALCKQIGPKLVNDGLYFVGIDVIGGKLVEVNVMSPGGITYINKVYKTRLQEKVIDFVESKVVDKLQAFDRRVRLRKAVDDA from the coding sequence ATGAATATCTGTTTTTTAATGTATCCGTGGGAAGATATCGATCCAGAAAACGATACAAGCTTAGCTTTAATTAAAGAATGTGCAAAAAGAGGACATGGAGTCGCCATTTGTACGCCGTCAAACTTAACCATTCGCGATAGTGTTACGAATGCTTTCTGTACCGTTATCAAGCGCATGGACAAAGTGCCGAGTACGCTCAAATCGTTTTATATGAAAGCAGAATTGCGTGAAGAAATGTTGCCTTTAGCAGGTTTTGATGTGGTATTTATGCGGGCAAACCCACCGTTAGATCCAATTATGTTGAACTTTTTGGATTCCGTGAAAGACGATGTATTTATTGTGAATTCGCTTCAAGGAATGCGCGAAGCTAATAATAAGCTGTATACTGCTGCTTTTGGCGATGCACACAGCAATATTATTCCGAATACGCATGTATCTAAAAATAAGGACTATTTGGTAGAACAAATCAAGGAATCGAAAGCTGATAAAATGATTTTGAAACCGTTGAATGGTTTTGGTGGTTCTGGTGTGATTTTGATCGAAAGATCTGCCATGAACAATATTAAATCGCTGCTCGACTTTTATATTACCAACACTGATGGAAGTTCTAATTATGTCATTCTTCAAGATTATATAGAAGGTGCTGACCAAGGTGATGTTCGTATTTTATTGTTGAATGGAGAACCGATTGGTGCCATGAAACGCGTGCCAGGATCAGACGATCACAGATCAAACGTAAGTGCTGGCGGAAGCGTACAGAAACATACATTAACCAAAGCAGAAAAAGCTTTGTGCAAGCAAATTGGACCGAAATTGGTCAATGACGGATTGTATTTTGTGGGAATTGATGTAATTGGCGGGAAATTGGTAGAAGTAAACGTAATGTCGCCAGGAGGAATTACCTATATCAATAAAGTATACAAAACACGCTTGCAAGAAAAAGTAATTGATTTTGTAGAAAGCAAAGTTGTGGATAAATTGCAAGCTTTTGACAGACGCGTTCGCTTACGCAAAGCTGTGGACGACGCATAA
- a CDS encoding sulfurtransferase has product MHIQLKNSIVSVDWLQEHVHATNLIVLNGTIPKVVGDTAQQETQQIPNARFFDIKKVFSVLNAPFPNTMISVEAFTEKAQKLGINQDSAIVVYDELGMYAAPRVWYMFKSMGFDNIAVLDGGFPAWRAAKYPVEAKIPFEGKRGDFQGKDQLYLFKNYPEMLQTVANDATIILDARSEARFTGNVPEPRAGLRSGTIPTSKNLPYTEVLHKNSFKSKEELQTIFSAFNTKKTPFTFTCGSGITACILALAADIADYTSYYVYDGSWTEWGSVHR; this is encoded by the coding sequence ATGCACATTCAACTAAAAAATTCAATAGTATCTGTAGATTGGTTGCAAGAACACGTTCATGCAACCAATCTTATAGTTTTAAACGGAACCATTCCGAAAGTTGTGGGCGATACGGCGCAACAAGAAACACAGCAAATTCCGAATGCACGATTTTTTGATATAAAAAAGGTGTTCAGTGTTTTAAACGCGCCTTTTCCAAATACGATGATTTCTGTGGAAGCTTTTACAGAAAAAGCGCAGAAATTAGGCATCAATCAAGACAGCGCGATTGTAGTGTATGACGAATTGGGAATGTACGCTGCACCAAGAGTTTGGTATATGTTTAAAAGCATGGGATTTGATAATATTGCCGTTCTTGATGGTGGATTTCCTGCATGGAGAGCTGCTAAGTATCCTGTAGAAGCGAAAATCCCTTTTGAGGGAAAACGCGGAGATTTTCAAGGGAAAGATCAGTTGTATTTATTTAAAAATTATCCAGAGATGCTTCAAACCGTTGCAAATGATGCTACAATTATTTTAGATGCACGATCAGAAGCGCGTTTTACAGGAAACGTACCTGAACCTAGAGCAGGATTGCGCAGCGGAACGATTCCGACCTCAAAAAATTTACCTTATACTGAAGTTTTACACAAGAATTCATTCAAATCAAAAGAAGAACTTCAAACTATATTTTCAGCATTCAACACAAAAAAAACACCTTTTACGTTTACTTGCGGATCTGGAATTACGGCGTGTATTCTCGCTTTAGCGGCTGATATTGCAGATTATACTTCATATTATGTATATGATGGTTCTTGGACGGAATGGGGAAGTGTACACCGATAA
- a CDS encoding RDD family protein, with product MNFQKVKDFIYKNSAYIALYFSGINILSYFLDFFYKYSLYDGVIQTFRLINFGGVSFSFFRSDFLTITVQFGSSYIRKPAFEIFFALLFFIGAIIYIKSKKKENRMLDFAFSLLFFTRIVALITLPFMMGNALTVNPWTISVIVFKLSLVIFISYIYLQRSFQEKQLVPLEDDFGLKVYLNDNRFAETLRHVRVSKWKRLAHYLVDILLIIGIFSKFIFILPRSFTTMLSETFGDRFSVYILFFIASSIYYLFFESIFKTTPGKCLTNSRIINYKKGNITFNQFIWRTFSRRIPFEAFSFFGSIGWHDLISTTTVVQQTAEKKYDRFIHRILIVFGLMILLTAFVNIFSIF from the coding sequence ATGAACTTTCAAAAAGTAAAAGATTTCATCTATAAAAATAGTGCATACATTGCTTTGTATTTTTCTGGAATAAACATTTTATCATACTTTTTAGATTTTTTTTATAAGTATTCCTTATATGATGGAGTTATACAAACATTTCGTTTGATCAACTTTGGCGGTGTAAGCTTCTCATTTTTTCGATCCGACTTCTTAACGATTACCGTTCAGTTTGGATCCTCATACATCAGAAAACCTGCCTTCGAAATATTTTTTGCACTTCTATTTTTTATAGGTGCAATTATATATATCAAAAGCAAAAAAAAGGAGAATCGTATGTTAGATTTTGCTTTTTCATTACTATTTTTTACAAGAATTGTTGCATTGATAACGCTACCTTTCATGATGGGTAATGCCCTTACTGTGAATCCATGGACAATTAGTGTTATAGTTTTCAAACTATCTTTAGTTATTTTCATCAGTTATATCTATCTGCAACGAAGTTTTCAGGAAAAACAATTGGTGCCACTTGAGGACGATTTTGGGCTTAAAGTATACCTCAATGACAATAGGTTTGCTGAAACATTACGTCATGTAAGAGTTTCGAAGTGGAAACGTTTAGCACACTATTTGGTTGATATACTGCTGATTATTGGTATATTTTCAAAATTCATTTTTATATTACCAAGATCATTCACCACGATGCTTTCCGAAACTTTTGGCGATCGTTTTAGCGTGTATATTCTATTTTTTATTGCAAGTAGTATCTACTATTTATTTTTTGAATCAATCTTCAAAACGACTCCAGGAAAATGTTTGACCAATTCGCGAATCATCAACTATAAAAAGGGAAACATCACATTTAATCAATTTATATGGCGCACTTTTTCGAGAAGAATTCCGTTTGAAGCGTTTTCATTTTTTGGAAGCATTGGTTGGCACGATTTAATTTCGACGACAACCGTTGTACAACAAACTGCTGAAAAAAAATACGATCGCTTCATCCATAGAATTTTAATAGTTTTTGGATTGATGATACTTTTGACTGCGTTTGTAAATATTTTTAGTATTTTTTAA
- a CDS encoding DUF5345 family protein: protein MNTQENERISTKLLDTLVIIEKLKLKRKKLLKEASVLGIIAIIIIGVGAYGSIAEWTAFPIFQGAIAAGGILLAIAFRPLQRCKKEIDIHEKKALELHELLKNNNLDYKADIRVSYDEKGEYVVKKSIKLFSI, encoded by the coding sequence ATGAATACACAAGAAAATGAACGTATTAGCACAAAGCTATTAGACACGCTTGTAATTATCGAAAAGCTAAAACTCAAACGAAAGAAGCTATTAAAAGAGGCATCCGTACTAGGAATTATTGCGATCATCATTATTGGAGTAGGTGCGTATGGAAGTATTGCAGAATGGACAGCGTTTCCTATATTTCAAGGTGCGATTGCCGCTGGTGGAATTTTGTTAGCCATTGCTTTTCGACCGTTGCAACGATGTAAAAAAGAAATAGACATTCACGAAAAAAAGGCGTTAGAGTTGCACGAATTATTAAAAAACAATAATTTAGATTATAAAGCAGACATTCGTGTTTCGTATGATGAAAAAGGAGAATATGTTGTGAAGAAAAGTATCAAGCTATTTAGCATATAA